The window ATTGCAGGAATGAAGAACGCTTTTGAAAAAATTACTGCTATATCTGCAGGAGGAGAATTAGAAATACTCCACACCTCAAAACATGCAGGTACTTTAGCTTCTCTTGCTAGAGACAAAAATGCAAGGCAAGATATTACAGATGGAAATGCAGAGCAAGCCAAAGAATGGATCGGGCCAGAAAAGACATTGCATTGTAATACTTTTAATTCTGGACCTTTAGGGGCGGGTGACGACCCTGAAATAGTAAGAAGTACTAAAAAAGCTATGGAGAACGTCGGTGGAAAAGAAACCAATACTGCTTTTAATAGCTTCCGATATTCAGGATTTGCAAATGACCTAAAAGGTACAAAAGATACTTTAGAAATGTTAGCAGGTAGTCTTCCAAAAGATAAAGAATTCGACAAAATAAAATCCCATCTTCAGCCAAAAGGCTTTTTTGGCAGGTTATTGAGAACAGGTACTGCAGAAAAAGAAATACAAGATTTACTTAGTAGTAAAAAAATAGATAGCAGAACAGTAGAAATACTAAAAAGCGCTATTGATCTAAGACGTTCGGTAGAAAAAGCTGATTCTCTTTTAAGGTTTGGAGATGCTGAAAATGCTAGTCTTGCAACTTCGACCAAACTCAATAAATTAACTAGCGCCTTATCAGATTTAGAATCACCGCCAAAAGGAATGGCGAAACTTCCGCCGAAAGAGGAAATATTAAATATGTGTGCAAGCGGTAAAGATAGGACTGGCCTTGCTGAACATGACCAAACAGCAAAAGCAATTAAAATCGGAGCACATATATTAGATATAGATAAGCAATTACTTGCATCCGGACATACGGCTCAGCAGGCTGGAGGAATTAATGCCGGCGGTGCTACCATTGGATGTTATGGTACAAAAAGCGAAAATAGAGCAGGTATACCGGTAAGCCGAAAAGAGAATTTAGAAGCAATAGTAGAGGTAACAGCAAATAGCAATAAGATCAAAGGAAAAAGCAAATTAAAAGAACCTAGGGTTACCGCTCCCGTTAAACCCTCTACTGAACATAGAGTGCAAACCGAAAAACCACAACCAGTGGTAGATGCACCAATTAGACCGAGAAGTAAAAGTGCTGATGCTGAGTTAGGTTCTCTGCCTTCTCCCCAAACTCCGGTTAAAACCGGTAGAGAGAGAAGTAAAAGTATCTAACAACTCAACACTTTATTTTTTATTGTTTTATTAGCTTGTTCCTAAGGGAAGGTGATAACATAATATTGAGTTCCCGCAGTTGCTTTTCTTCGGCATAATTTGGAGCACCCATAAGTAAATCTTCCGCTTGTTGGTTCATCGGAAAAGCTATAATCTCACGAATATTTGCAGTGTCGGCTATTAGCATAACCATTCTATCTATTCCTGGTGCAATGCCTCCGTGAGGGGGGGCTCCATATTTAAATGCTCTTATCATTCCGCCGAATCTATTATCTACTTCCTGTTTAGAATAACCGGCGATTTCAAAAGCTTTATACATCAGCTCAGGTTTATGATTTCTAATTGCCCCACTTGAAAGTTCAATGCCATTACAAACTATATCATACTGGAAAGCTTTAATCTGTAGCAATTCTTCTTGAGTTTGTGCTTTTTCTAAAATTTCGATTCCCCCTTGCGGCATAGAAAATGGATTATGGTTAAAATCAATTTTTTTAGTGTCTTCATTAAGCTCATAAAATGGAAAATCAGTAATCCAGCAGAATTCAAAACGATTGTAATCTATTAGTTCAAGATCGACTCCCAGTTTTGTTCTAATTTTACCGGCTATCTTGGCAGCTTCCAGCTCCTTAGAACAAACAAAAAATATTGCATCACCATTTGTTAATTTAGCAGCAGTTTTTAAATTTTGCAGCTGGCTTTCATTTAAGAATTTTGCTATTGGGCCTTTTACTTCTCCCTCATAACCAAAAGTTATGTAACCAAGGCCGTTTGCCCCCTCGTTAATAGCGAATTTGGTCAAATCATCAAAATATTTACGTGATTTGCTGAGCAATTTAGGCCCAGGAATTGCCCGCACTACAAACCCTTTCTCGATATTATCTTTAAAAACTGTAAATGTAGAAGCAGCAAAAATATCCGTTACATCAATGATCTCAATTGGATTACGTAAATCCGGTTTATCATTACCATACTTAAGCATAGATTCAGTATATGGGATTCTGACAAAGGGAGGGTTGGAAACTTTTTTATTACTAAATTTACTAAAAATTTCAAACATTAATGGTTCAACCGTATTAAACACATCATCTTGCGTAACAAATGACATTTCAATATCAAGCTGATAAAATTCACCCGGCGATCTATCAGCCCTTGCATCCTCATCACGAAAACACGGCGCTATTTGAAAGTACCTATCAAAACCTGACATCATTAACATTTGTTTAAACTGCTGAGGGGCTTGCGGAAGGGCATAAAATTTACCAGGATGCATCCTACTTGGGACTAAGAAATCGCGAGCGCCTTCCGGAGAGCTGGCTGTAAGAATCGGCGTTTGAAATTCTGTAAATTTTTGAGAAATCATATGTTTTCGGATTTCAGCAATTATTTTAGATCGAAGTATTATGTTGGTGTGCAGTTTTTCCCGTCTTAAATCTAGAAATCTATATTTAAGCCTGATATCTTCAGGCGCTTCTTGCTCAGAATTTACATTAAGAGGTAACATATCTGCTTCTGATTCTAGAATGTAACTCGTAACTACTATTTCAATTTCACCTGTATTGATTGTTGTATTTATATTATCTTGATCCCGACTAACTACTTTGCCCTCTACTGTAATAACGCTTTCATAGCGCAAATAACTTGCTCTATCTTTTAACGACAAGTCTTGGTCAGTAAAAACTAATTGCGTTATTCCATAATGATCTCTAATATCTATGAATAACAAATTACCATGGTCTCTGCGTCTGTGAACCCACCCAGATAACTTTACGGTTTGACCAACGGATAATTTGTTAAGTTCACTACAATTATGAGTTCTGTATTTATGCATAGACTTAATAATTTTAATATTCATATGTGTACATAAGTATGTACTTATATATATAATAGGCATTTTAAGCAATCAAAATCATGATACTTATCAGCAATCAATCAGAGTTTAATAAAATCTGCGAGGTTTTATCAAATGAAAGAATTCTTTATATGGATACTGAGTTTCATAGGAGAAAAACTTACTATGCGATTTTAAGTATTATTCAGATTAGTACTCCTAATCAACAGATAATAATAGATGCGCTTAGTGATATAAACCTCTCTGCCTTAAAAACCATACTGCTTAACCCACTTATACTGAAAGTACTCCACTCTCCAGACCAAGACTTTGAAATATTTTTAAAGCTTTTTGGTGCTCTCCCAAAAAACGTTTTTGATACTCAAATTGCAGCAAATGTTTGTGGTATGGAAGAAGGAATGGGTTATAGCAAATTATGTAAAGCAATGTTAAATATTGAGATAGATAAATCGCTTCAAAAGGCCAATTGGCTTGAGAGGCCTTTATCTAAAGCTTTATTGGAATATGCAATCCGTGATACTGAATTTTTAATCCCCCTACACAGAATATTATCGGATACCTTAACAAGCAGAAAATTATGGGATAATTATAACTCTAAAACTGCCAAATTATTAGATAGTAATTCTTATAAATTTTCTCCTGAGAGAATAATCCAAAAAATGGAACTAAGGAATAAAAATGAAGAATTTTTACATAAGTTGTTCCAATTTACTTTACTTAGGGAAGAATGCTCGCAGATACTTAATATTCCAAGAAACCATTGCGCTAAAGATCATGATCTTATA of the Candidatus Megaera polyxenophila genome contains:
- a CDS encoding ribonuclease D, with the protein product MILISNQSEFNKICEVLSNERILYMDTEFHRRKTYYAILSIIQISTPNQQIIIDALSDINLSALKTILLNPLILKVLHSPDQDFEIFLKLFGALPKNVFDTQIAANVCGMEEGMGYSKLCKAMLNIEIDKSLQKANWLERPLSKALLEYAIRDTEFLIPLHRILSDTLTSRKLWDNYNSKTAKLLDSNSYKFSPERIIQKMELRNKNEEFLHKLFQFTLLREECSQILNIPRNHCAKDHDLILLSTHLPTNNEQLNKLYLGFIPLCKTQFRNKIFDLSEGLKTSKLT
- a CDS encoding aspartate--tRNA(Asp/Asn) ligase, with product MNIKIIKSMHKYRTHNCSELNKLSVGQTVKLSGWVHRRRDHGNLLFIDIRDHYGITQLVFTDQDLSLKDRASYLRYESVITVEGKVVSRDQDNINTTINTGEIEIVVTSYILESEADMLPLNVNSEQEAPEDIRLKYRFLDLRREKLHTNIILRSKIIAEIRKHMISQKFTEFQTPILTASSPEGARDFLVPSRMHPGKFYALPQAPQQFKQMLMMSGFDRYFQIAPCFRDEDARADRSPGEFYQLDIEMSFVTQDDVFNTVEPLMFEIFSKFSNKKVSNPPFVRIPYTESMLKYGNDKPDLRNPIEIIDVTDIFAASTFTVFKDNIEKGFVVRAIPGPKLLSKSRKYFDDLTKFAINEGANGLGYITFGYEGEVKGPIAKFLNESQLQNLKTAAKLTNGDAIFFVCSKELEAAKIAGKIRTKLGVDLELIDYNRFEFCWITDFPFYELNEDTKKIDFNHNPFSMPQGGIEILEKAQTQEELLQIKAFQYDIVCNGIELSSGAIRNHKPELMYKAFEIAGYSKQEVDNRFGGMIRAFKYGAPPHGGIAPGIDRMVMLIADTANIREIIAFPMNQQAEDLLMGAPNYAEEKQLRELNIMLSPSLRNKLIKQ